A window of Pusillimonas sp. T7-7 contains these coding sequences:
- the tssK gene encoding type VI secretion system baseplate subunit TssK, producing MERKKVVWSEGMFLRPHHFQQLERHLEYRGSIHTECAAGLFWGFKTLQLDLDALALGKLALSQATGVFPDGTPFDFDSPDDAPVALDLPAGTHNKRVMLVVPRQRRGGQDVSFEDDDDKLARYCVMEEEIADSSAVALGPAVLQLGHLRLRLMLEDDVGGEWLALGVAVVLERRSDNRLLLDQAYIPPTLAAGLNTVLRAYIHELYGLLEARSELLVQRLAEPGRGGVSEVSEFLLLKTINRYRGALWHAQQLETLHPERLFHDFLMLASDLATFSAEGRRLVSFPVYRHDELASSFEPVMVLLRRSLSAILEDKAIQIPLEDKGQGVRVAHISDVAMLRTAGLVLAVHAQMPSELTRTRLPAQAKLGPIERIRDLVHLQLPGIALRPLPNVPKPLPYHAGYIYFELEKNGEMWKQFERSGGLALHLAGDFPGLQLEFWAIRE from the coding sequence ATGGAAAGAAAGAAGGTGGTTTGGTCCGAGGGCATGTTTCTGCGCCCTCATCATTTTCAACAACTGGAACGGCATCTTGAGTATCGAGGCAGCATCCATACGGAGTGTGCCGCAGGGCTATTCTGGGGTTTCAAGACCTTGCAGCTGGACCTGGATGCACTTGCCCTGGGCAAGCTGGCACTGAGCCAGGCAACAGGCGTATTTCCTGATGGAACGCCTTTCGATTTTGACTCTCCGGACGATGCACCCGTGGCACTGGACCTGCCCGCAGGCACGCATAACAAGAGAGTCATGCTGGTCGTGCCCAGGCAACGTCGAGGCGGACAGGACGTGTCGTTTGAAGACGATGACGACAAGCTGGCGCGTTATTGCGTAATGGAAGAAGAGATCGCCGACTCAAGCGCGGTGGCATTGGGGCCCGCGGTGCTGCAGTTGGGGCATTTGCGCTTGCGCCTGATGCTGGAAGACGATGTGGGCGGTGAGTGGCTCGCACTGGGCGTTGCCGTTGTGCTTGAGCGGCGCAGCGACAACCGCCTGTTGCTGGACCAGGCCTATATTCCTCCGACCCTGGCTGCAGGCCTTAATACAGTGTTGCGTGCGTATATCCATGAGCTTTATGGCTTGCTGGAAGCGCGCAGCGAATTGCTGGTGCAGAGGCTGGCCGAACCAGGGCGGGGCGGTGTATCGGAGGTGTCGGAATTCCTGCTGCTTAAAACAATCAATCGCTATCGCGGCGCACTGTGGCACGCGCAGCAGCTGGAAACCTTGCATCCGGAGCGCCTGTTTCATGACTTCCTTATGCTGGCCAGCGACTTGGCAACATTTTCCGCTGAGGGGCGACGCCTTGTGTCATTCCCCGTGTATCGACACGATGAGCTGGCTTCCAGTTTCGAGCCCGTGATGGTGCTGCTGCGCCGTTCCCTATCAGCCATTCTCGAGGACAAAGCCATACAGATTCCGCTCGAGGACAAAGGCCAGGGTGTCAGGGTGGCGCATATCAGCGACGTGGCCATGTTGCGTACAGCCGGGCTGGTGCTGGCCGTACATGCCCAGATGCCGTCCGAGCTGACACGCACGCGTTTGCCCGCCCAAGCCAAGCTGGGCCCTATAGAGCGTATTCGCGATCTGGTGCATTTGCAGCTGCCCGGGATTGCGCTGCGACCCCTGCCCAATGTGCCCAAGCCTTTGCCTTATCACGCAGGTTATATCTACTTCGAGCTGGAAAAGAACGGAGAAATGTGGAAGCAGTTCGAACGCTCCGGTGGCCTGGCCTTGCACTTGGCGGGCGATTTTCCCGGCCTTCAACTTGAGTTCTGGGCAATACGTGAATGA
- a CDS encoding DotU family type VI secretion system protein yields the protein MMQGSFSMASPNNDLGNAGYPADAGFPPRHDERLWPGEHTFSGSSNTLVAAANSLLVLIPQIRATATHPSPQLLREHLLDEVRQFEMRAQQVGIPNETILGARYCLCTALDEAAALTPWGGGGVWSAHSLLVTFHNETWGGEKFFQLLAKLSQNPRQHIDLLELLYYCLMLGFEGRYRVADNGRSQLDTVRQRLLLILRDVRGEYASALSPHWHDAPLLAQVRRLPVPLWVFASIAAAIGLFAYFGLSWSLSGKSDVVYASMSGLKPPVLPAPAPKAPDPQPVPFGRALTGFLAPEIRENLLAVRNEVDRSVIILHGDGLFTSGSDELRSEYIPVLSRVADALNQSRGSILVSGYSDNVPIRTVRFPSNWELSQARADAVKALLQDRLTQPERVRAEGRGDANPVAPNNTPANRARNRRVEITLLVSPVDGGAGSPLRAGGQP from the coding sequence ATGATGCAAGGAAGCTTTTCCATGGCCTCGCCGAATAATGACTTGGGTAATGCCGGGTATCCGGCGGATGCCGGTTTTCCGCCGCGCCACGACGAGCGCTTGTGGCCCGGCGAGCACACGTTTTCCGGATCGAGCAACACTTTGGTTGCCGCCGCCAATTCGCTATTGGTGTTGATACCGCAGATCCGTGCCACGGCAACACACCCTTCGCCGCAGTTGTTGCGCGAGCACTTGCTGGATGAGGTACGGCAGTTCGAGATGAGGGCGCAGCAGGTCGGCATACCGAACGAAACCATCCTGGGGGCGCGCTACTGTTTATGTACCGCGCTGGACGAGGCGGCGGCGCTTACGCCCTGGGGCGGAGGCGGGGTGTGGTCGGCCCACAGCCTGTTGGTGACTTTCCATAATGAAACCTGGGGCGGCGAAAAATTCTTTCAATTGCTCGCCAAGCTATCGCAAAACCCCAGGCAGCATATCGATCTGCTTGAGCTGTTGTATTACTGCCTGATGCTCGGCTTTGAAGGCAGGTACCGGGTGGCGGACAATGGTCGCAGCCAGCTCGATACGGTAAGGCAAAGGTTGTTGCTGATATTACGTGATGTGCGCGGCGAGTATGCAAGCGCGTTGTCGCCGCATTGGCATGATGCGCCCTTGCTGGCTCAGGTAAGGCGGCTGCCCGTACCCTTGTGGGTATTTGCCTCGATCGCGGCTGCCATAGGCTTGTTTGCCTATTTCGGTTTGAGCTGGAGCCTGAGCGGCAAGTCCGATGTTGTGTATGCGTCCATGTCCGGACTCAAACCACCCGTGCTGCCTGCGCCGGCGCCCAAGGCGCCAGATCCTCAGCCTGTGCCGTTTGGCCGGGCGTTGACAGGATTTCTGGCGCCGGAAATCAGGGAGAACTTGCTGGCTGTGCGTAATGAAGTAGATCGCAGTGTCATCATTCTTCATGGCGATGGTTTGTTCACATCGGGCTCGGATGAGTTGCGGTCCGAATATATTCCCGTTCTGTCACGGGTTGCCGACGCCTTGAATCAATCCCGGGGCAGTATTCTGGTCAGCGGTTATAGCGATAACGTGCCAATACGTACCGTACGCTTCCCTTCCAACTGGGAGCTCTCGCAGGCGCGTGCGGATGCGGTCAAGGCGCTGCTGCAAGACCGCCTGACGCAGCCTGAGCGGGTCAGGGCCGAAGGACGAGGGGATGCCAATCCTGTGGCGCCCAACAATACGCCGGCCAATCGGGCCAGGAATCGCCGGGTTGAGATTACGCTGCTGGTGTCCCCGGTAGATGGCGGGGCGGGAAGTCCCTTGCGGGCAGGGGGGCAGCCATGA
- a CDS encoding DUF3540 domain-containing protein — MRTAVEPGVVLQYDPVQLLGTVIRVEKGGYCAVQCETTEWRVKRAASCLLAPSVGDTVLISGPVPEQTYLIAIIHQAEPGTARLETQGHMVIACPQGNISMLAGQTVALQGGEGLALDTAALHLRADKAECTVGELDYIGTGARFSVAAVRLIGSACEVVVDRISQLAHQVFRLTQDTEQVRAGRIDYQAEHTMRLHAQHTLLTGTDLVKVDADQIHMG, encoded by the coding sequence ATGAGAACCGCCGTCGAACCAGGAGTCGTACTGCAATACGACCCCGTGCAACTGTTGGGTACGGTGATTCGGGTTGAGAAAGGGGGGTACTGCGCTGTGCAATGCGAGACAACGGAATGGCGCGTTAAGCGGGCCGCCAGTTGTCTGCTTGCTCCCAGCGTTGGCGATACGGTGTTGATCAGTGGACCTGTTCCGGAACAGACTTATTTGATTGCAATCATTCATCAGGCTGAACCAGGTACTGCCCGTCTGGAAACACAGGGCCACATGGTCATTGCCTGCCCGCAAGGAAATATTTCCATGCTGGCGGGGCAAACCGTCGCTCTGCAAGGAGGCGAAGGCCTGGCGCTGGACACTGCCGCGCTGCACCTGCGGGCCGACAAGGCTGAATGTACCGTGGGCGAACTCGACTATATCGGGACTGGCGCCCGTTTCAGCGTGGCTGCGGTGCGTCTGATAGGCAGCGCCTGTGAAGTCGTCGTGGACCGCATTTCGCAACTGGCGCATCAAGTGTTCCGGCTTACCCAGGACACCGAGCAGGTCCGTGCGGGCCGCATCGATTATCAGGCGGAACATACCATGCGACTGCATGCACAGCACACGCTGCTTACCGGCACCGATCTGGTCAAGGTCGATGCCGATCAGATACACATGGGCTAA
- the tssM gene encoding type VI secretion system membrane subunit TssM, with translation MSSLLSFLLSRGLWSFFGLLALALLIWIAGPLLAFGAVRPLESSTVRIAVIVAMFALWLLRLLWRKWREGRLNAQLLGQLRRPAKKAAPEEPEQNPEIKELSDRFDEAIDLLRKMRFDGKASRFNLARFSRQHLYQLPWYVFIGAPGSGKTTALVNSGLNFPLADRFGKVALRGVGGTRNCDWWFTDDAVLLDTAGRYTTQESDSTGDEEEWRGFLDLLIRYRGRQPVNGVMLTVSIEDLLSSSDTERVQHAAVLRRRLQELREQLGIQFPVYVLVTKSDLMSGFNEYFASCNREALKQVWGFTFPHATLQADGFNLHESFNAEYDLLKQRLYAGLSDVINAEPDESRRALAYLLPQQFAGLQPILGHFLSDVFATSKFESSLLPRGVYFTSGTQGGRTFDHVTGQLKRYLKIDGLSSVSSVEGGSANGHGRSYFLQNLLQKVIFPESGLAGRNMRWERRYRRLQWGGYAAVSACLVLLLIGWVNSYRNNSRYLEAVQARIPEVESLGRQIKLDASGDVLGLLPYLDALQALPAGDGFETDDPPFSYGFGLYQGYKVQAGADGAYQVAQDQVLVPQVAQRVTAALGSAPPDDLEYSYEALRAYLMLYDAQRYNPNFMHTWLLSDMRALLAEGHTRRQYEQLSGHLRSLVDSRVLTSPFAKDEALIEQTRANLDQHALSERAYSRLKRLLLNERVPDTTFLDLGGPSSMSVFARSSGKPLNEGIPGLYSYKGYWDKVDKQVDDVAANLKRDDLWVLGVDATKGERAIPNEQLITDIRRLYLADYVKNWDMYLADLTLKPAQTLLQSIEMARTLSSGNSPLVQLIQSVARETTLLRDSESDERSLVDRAKDRVNSTQSSLERMFGSVVPGDPTRGANSGERIEALVDRHFSAYRNLASAPQGGQAPIAATTDLINDLYVYLTASDAALRSASPLPTSSVVTQLQAEAGRLPKPVNGMLTQLSLHASNEVSDVERQQLGRTISANLGVFCRQAIAGRYPFSPKSKRDVAPNDFARLFAPGAMMDDFFQKKLVNHVDMSGSRWRFKPGMDGEQGEMAGYLDAFQRASTIRSVYFTATGTEPSYRVSIRPMHMDADITQFIMNVDGQAVSYAHGPQVGTTVQWPGTRGSNQVSIELLPQSGVSGLSASGPWALNRLLDKASLKRGPSPEITIATFSIGGRQVVLELSANTVKSPFRLSEMQGFSCPGKG, from the coding sequence ATGAGCAGTCTGTTGAGTTTTCTGCTTAGTCGCGGCCTCTGGAGCTTTTTTGGTCTGCTGGCCCTGGCGCTGCTGATATGGATTGCCGGCCCGCTGCTGGCCTTCGGCGCAGTCCGGCCTCTGGAGTCCTCAACGGTCCGTATCGCCGTCATTGTGGCCATGTTTGCTCTGTGGTTGTTGCGTTTGTTGTGGCGCAAATGGCGTGAAGGACGTTTGAATGCACAACTGCTGGGACAGCTGCGCCGACCGGCCAAGAAGGCCGCGCCCGAAGAGCCCGAGCAGAATCCTGAAATCAAGGAGCTTTCCGACCGGTTCGACGAGGCTATAGACCTGTTGCGCAAGATGCGCTTTGACGGCAAGGCCAGCCGTTTCAACCTGGCTCGGTTTTCGCGGCAGCACTTGTATCAGTTGCCTTGGTATGTATTCATCGGCGCTCCTGGTTCAGGCAAGACCACGGCACTGGTCAATTCGGGCCTGAATTTTCCGCTGGCGGATCGCTTCGGCAAGGTGGCGTTGCGGGGTGTTGGCGGCACCCGCAATTGTGATTGGTGGTTTACCGACGACGCTGTTCTGCTGGATACGGCTGGCCGCTATACCACACAGGAAAGTGATTCGACCGGCGACGAAGAGGAATGGAGGGGTTTCCTGGACCTGCTGATCCGCTATCGCGGACGGCAGCCTGTCAATGGCGTGATGCTGACGGTAAGCATAGAAGACTTGCTGTCGTCGTCCGACACCGAGCGCGTACAGCATGCGGCCGTGTTGCGCCGGCGCCTGCAGGAGCTGCGTGAGCAACTGGGTATTCAGTTTCCGGTGTATGTGCTGGTGACCAAGTCGGACCTGATGTCGGGCTTCAACGAGTACTTTGCTTCGTGCAATCGTGAAGCGCTCAAGCAGGTATGGGGGTTCACTTTTCCTCATGCCACACTGCAGGCCGACGGATTCAATTTGCATGAGTCCTTCAATGCCGAATACGACTTGCTGAAGCAGCGTCTGTATGCGGGCTTGTCCGATGTGATCAACGCTGAGCCGGATGAGTCCAGGCGTGCGCTGGCTTACTTGCTGCCACAGCAGTTTGCGGGCCTGCAGCCCATACTGGGCCATTTCCTGAGCGATGTGTTCGCTACGTCCAAGTTCGAGTCGTCTTTGTTGCCGCGAGGCGTGTATTTCACCAGCGGTACGCAGGGCGGGCGGACTTTCGATCATGTCACCGGCCAGCTCAAGCGATATCTGAAGATTGATGGCTTGTCCAGCGTGAGCAGCGTGGAGGGCGGGTCGGCCAATGGGCACGGGCGCAGCTATTTTTTGCAGAATCTTCTGCAGAAAGTGATATTTCCGGAGTCTGGGCTGGCCGGGCGCAATATGAGGTGGGAGCGCCGCTACCGGCGTTTGCAGTGGGGCGGCTATGCGGCGGTCAGCGCCTGCCTGGTGCTGCTCCTGATAGGCTGGGTCAATAGCTACCGGAACAATAGCCGTTATCTTGAAGCGGTACAGGCGCGCATTCCCGAGGTCGAATCCCTGGGCCGACAAATCAAGCTGGATGCGTCCGGTGATGTACTGGGTCTGCTCCCGTACCTGGATGCCTTGCAGGCCCTGCCGGCTGGCGACGGCTTTGAAACGGACGACCCGCCGTTCAGTTATGGTTTTGGGCTTTATCAGGGGTACAAAGTTCAGGCCGGCGCGGATGGCGCCTATCAGGTCGCGCAAGACCAGGTGCTTGTTCCGCAGGTGGCGCAGCGTGTCACGGCGGCACTGGGTTCGGCGCCCCCAGATGATCTGGAGTATTCATACGAGGCGCTGCGCGCCTACCTGATGCTCTATGACGCACAGCGCTACAACCCGAATTTCATGCATACTTGGCTTTTGTCCGATATGCGTGCCTTGCTTGCAGAGGGACATACCAGAAGGCAATACGAACAGTTGTCGGGACACTTGCGCAGCCTGGTTGACAGCAGGGTGCTCACCTCGCCTTTTGCCAAGGATGAGGCGCTGATCGAGCAGACGCGTGCCAATCTTGATCAACATGCCTTGTCCGAGCGGGCCTATAGCCGCTTGAAGCGTTTATTGCTGAATGAGCGAGTACCGGACACGACTTTTCTGGATCTGGGCGGGCCGTCGTCGATGTCCGTGTTTGCGCGCAGTAGCGGTAAACCATTGAATGAAGGCATTCCTGGCCTTTATAGCTATAAAGGCTACTGGGACAAGGTGGACAAACAGGTGGATGACGTTGCCGCCAATCTCAAGCGCGATGATCTTTGGGTATTGGGCGTGGACGCCACCAAAGGTGAGCGAGCCATACCCAATGAGCAACTGATCACCGATATTCGGCGCCTGTATCTGGCTGACTACGTCAAGAACTGGGACATGTATTTGGCGGACTTGACCTTGAAGCCGGCCCAGACTCTGCTGCAGAGCATAGAAATGGCCCGTACGCTTTCCAGCGGCAATTCGCCACTGGTTCAATTGATTCAATCGGTGGCCAGGGAAACAACCTTGCTGCGTGACAGCGAGTCCGACGAACGCTCGCTGGTGGATCGTGCCAAAGACAGGGTGAACTCGACGCAAAGCTCGCTGGAACGTATGTTTGGTTCTGTCGTGCCGGGTGATCCGACGCGAGGTGCGAATTCAGGGGAGCGCATCGAGGCGTTGGTGGACAGGCATTTCAGTGCCTATCGCAATCTGGCTTCGGCGCCTCAGGGAGGGCAGGCGCCCATCGCCGCGACGACTGACCTGATCAATGATTTATACGTTTACCTGACGGCTTCGGACGCCGCTTTGCGCAGCGCCAGCCCCCTGCCTACCTCCAGCGTGGTGACACAGCTGCAGGCGGAAGCGGGCAGGCTGCCCAAGCCGGTGAACGGTATGTTGACGCAGTTGTCTTTGCATGCATCCAACGAGGTCTCTGATGTTGAGCGCCAGCAGTTGGGGCGCACCATCTCCGCCAACCTGGGTGTTTTCTGCCGCCAGGCTATTGCCGGACGCTACCCTTTTTCGCCCAAGTCCAAACGCGATGTGGCGCCGAATGATTTTGCACGCCTGTTTGCTCCAGGCGCCATGATGGACGACTTCTTCCAGAAAAAACTGGTGAACCACGTTGATATGTCGGGTTCGCGCTGGCGCTTCAAGCCCGGCATGGATGGCGAGCAGGGCGAGATGGCCGGCTACCTGGATGCCTTTCAGCGTGCCAGCACCATACGCAGCGTCTATTTCACGGCAACCGGCACAGAGCCTTCCTATCGCGTTTCGATCCGGCCCATGCATATGGATGCGGATATCACGCAGTTCATTATGAATGTGGATGGGCAAGCTGTGAGTTATGCGCATGGCCCCCAGGTGGGTACGACAGTGCAATGGCCGGGGACCCGAGGAAGCAATCAGGTCAGCATTGAACTGTTGCCGCAGTCGGGTGTATCGGGCTTGTCCGCCTCGGGGCCGTGGGCGCTGAATCGTTTGCTGGACAAGGCAAGCTTGAAGCGCGGGCCTTCGCCGGAAATAACCATCGCCACATTTTCGATAGGGGGCAGGCAGGTGGTGTTGGAGCTGAGCGCGAATACAGTGAAAAGCCCATTTCGGCTAAGTGAGATGCAGGGCTTCAGCTGCCCTGGAAAAGGATAA
- a CDS encoding type VI secretion system Vgr family protein, whose product MNRTVKVSTSLPGDTLIFRSLHGEEELSTLFEFEVEMLSESHSLDLKQLLSQPLTMSIDLGMAGTRYLNGQVIRCKLIGRASATSRYYIYRAVVRPWLWYLTQTTDSKIFQEKSVPDVIREVLADYEFPSEFKLTGSYRTWEYCVQYQETDFAFISRLMEHEGIYYWFRHEDGKHVLVLTDDVSQQEPFPGLETLPYIGPDRVVQPDKEHISRWEPAEQVTPGKFATVDYDFKKPAASLDALRSNPGAYANGDLEVYEWMGGYTEPDQGEHYSQVRLEALQAQQSQVTGHSNAHALAPGRLLTLFNHPRQVENREYLIQKVVYHVQESDYSSTGDDISQFEVDFAAIPSSLPFRPARVTPLPRTHGPQTARVVGKPGEQIWTDRYGCVKVQFRWDRYGQTNENSSCWVRVSSPWAGGGFGGIQLPRVDDEVIVDFIGGHPDRPIIIGRVFNASNMPPWDLPGNATQSGFLSRSKDGDRNTANALMFEDVAGGERIWLHAERDLTTEVEANELHTVDGDRNTVIAGNDTLTVMAARTSTTQGQETEIFMAGADRTVTGAVNETITGDETRSVTGNVIETIAGNVDETITGNLTQTTTGDVTRTITGPVVDTTTGTVDETITGDHTQTTTGTVTRTITGDVTDTVTGAVTHTVTGDTTSTLTGTLTKTVTGAVTVNADTGVTVTTPSWTLNNTGPTAFWQAMYAKGTPARFTVTGAAADLWGLRGQAYVLNLQYAVVKLDFFDFKNDNGQIELTQKLAKVSMTAAAKLSTGGMNLYSKVMNIFL is encoded by the coding sequence GTGAACCGTACCGTTAAAGTCAGCACATCATTACCCGGCGATACTTTGATCTTCCGCTCGCTCCATGGCGAGGAAGAACTGTCGACCCTGTTCGAGTTCGAAGTGGAAATGTTGTCTGAGTCTCATTCTCTGGACCTGAAGCAGTTGCTTAGCCAGCCTCTGACAATGAGTATTGACCTGGGTATGGCGGGTACCCGGTATTTGAATGGGCAGGTCATACGCTGCAAGTTGATAGGCCGGGCCAGCGCAACCTCGCGCTATTACATCTATCGTGCCGTTGTGCGCCCTTGGCTGTGGTACCTGACGCAGACCACTGACAGCAAGATTTTCCAGGAAAAATCAGTGCCGGATGTCATTCGTGAGGTACTGGCCGATTATGAGTTTCCCAGCGAGTTCAAGCTGACTGGCAGCTATCGCACCTGGGAGTATTGTGTTCAGTATCAGGAAACCGATTTTGCCTTTATCAGCCGTCTGATGGAGCATGAAGGCATTTATTACTGGTTCAGGCATGAAGACGGCAAGCATGTATTGGTGCTGACTGATGATGTTTCCCAGCAGGAGCCATTTCCCGGTCTAGAAACCCTGCCTTACATTGGACCGGATCGCGTCGTGCAGCCCGACAAGGAACATATTTCACGCTGGGAGCCTGCCGAACAGGTGACACCGGGCAAGTTCGCCACGGTGGACTACGATTTCAAGAAGCCGGCGGCAAGTCTGGATGCGCTGCGCAGCAATCCAGGCGCCTATGCGAATGGTGATCTGGAAGTCTACGAGTGGATGGGCGGTTATACCGAGCCTGATCAGGGCGAGCATTATTCACAGGTACGGCTTGAAGCATTGCAGGCACAGCAGTCGCAGGTTACAGGGCACAGCAATGCACACGCGCTAGCTCCTGGCCGTTTGCTGACTTTGTTCAATCACCCGCGCCAGGTCGAGAATCGCGAGTACTTGATTCAGAAAGTGGTTTATCACGTGCAGGAAAGCGACTATTCCAGCACCGGGGATGATATCAGTCAGTTTGAAGTCGATTTTGCGGCTATCCCGTCCAGCTTGCCGTTTCGTCCCGCCCGGGTTACGCCTTTGCCGCGCACCCATGGGCCGCAGACAGCAAGGGTGGTGGGCAAGCCCGGTGAGCAGATATGGACTGACCGTTATGGTTGCGTCAAGGTGCAGTTCCGCTGGGATCGCTACGGGCAAACCAACGAAAACAGCTCATGCTGGGTGCGTGTGTCCAGCCCTTGGGCGGGCGGCGGCTTTGGCGGTATTCAACTGCCGCGTGTTGATGATGAGGTTATTGTGGACTTCATTGGGGGGCACCCCGATCGGCCCATCATTATTGGCCGGGTCTTCAACGCCAGCAATATGCCGCCCTGGGATCTGCCCGGCAATGCCACGCAAAGCGGCTTCCTGAGCCGCTCCAAGGACGGCGACCGCAATACCGCCAATGCCTTGATGTTTGAGGACGTGGCCGGCGGCGAGCGTATCTGGCTGCATGCGGAGCGTGATCTGACGACCGAAGTCGAGGCTAACGAACTGCATACGGTGGATGGCGACCGCAACACCGTCATTGCTGGTAATGACACCTTGACAGTGATGGCTGCACGCACCAGCACAACCCAGGGGCAGGAAACCGAAATCTTCATGGCGGGGGCTGATCGCACCGTGACCGGGGCGGTCAATGAAACCATTACGGGTGACGAGACGCGCAGTGTGACCGGCAATGTGATCGAAACGATTGCAGGCAATGTCGATGAAACCATTACCGGCAACCTGACACAGACGACGACAGGTGATGTGACGCGCACCATTACTGGACCCGTCGTGGACACGACAACCGGTACGGTGGATGAAACGATTACCGGTGATCATACGCAAACAACAACCGGTACTGTGACACGAACAATTACCGGCGACGTCACTGACACGGTAACGGGCGCTGTCACCCATACGGTAACGGGCGATACCACAAGCACCCTGACGGGCACGCTGACTAAAACCGTGACGGGCGCCGTGACCGTCAATGCCGATACGGGCGTTACGGTGACCACACCTTCATGGACGTTGAACAATACGGGGCCCACTGCGTTCTGGCAGGCGATGTACGCGAAAGGCACGCCGGCCAGGTTCACGGTGACGGGCGCCGCCGCCGATCTATGGGGGCTCAGGGGACAAGCTTATGTTCTTAACCTGCAGTATGCGGTGGTCAAGCTCGATTTTTTTGACTTCAAGAATGATAACGGCCAGATTGAGCTTACCCAGAAGCTGGCCAAGGTGTCCATGACTGCCGCGGCAAAACTCAGCACGGGCGGTATGAATCTGTACAGCAAAGTAATGAACATATTTCTTTAA
- the tagF gene encoding type VI secretion system-associated protein TagF, giving the protein MYKREVEAWWGAVGWYGKMPANGDFLHRRLSRELVQWWDKWLQMGVAGLHQRDAASAEVAYQDAPLWNFAIPAGFGSGIVQLGCIGPSRDRVGRCYPLVIMLSVPERDFSPAVLAGASGFYRQLGVSLLAALRHGCNPEQFDQSLRLACAEINAMVAVQQPALADPGADILSVLNVGHGTPISMGDHDELGWRDLPSFFNPSSHTSYWWTNTIEGSAYKSHVHGGALNAILFNKLFISHAGYR; this is encoded by the coding sequence ATGTATAAGCGGGAAGTTGAAGCGTGGTGGGGAGCTGTCGGCTGGTACGGAAAAATGCCGGCCAATGGTGATTTTCTTCACCGGCGCCTGAGCCGCGAACTGGTGCAATGGTGGGACAAATGGCTGCAAATGGGGGTGGCCGGTTTGCACCAACGCGACGCGGCCAGCGCCGAGGTCGCGTACCAGGACGCGCCGTTGTGGAATTTTGCCATTCCGGCCGGCTTCGGATCGGGCATTGTGCAACTGGGATGCATAGGTCCCAGCCGGGACCGGGTCGGGCGTTGCTACCCGCTGGTCATCATGCTGAGCGTGCCCGAGCGGGATTTCAGCCCCGCCGTGCTGGCCGGAGCCAGTGGTTTTTATCGGCAGTTGGGCGTCAGCCTTCTGGCCGCCCTGAGGCATGGCTGCAATCCAGAGCAGTTCGATCAATCTTTACGCCTGGCCTGTGCAGAGATCAACGCCATGGTGGCGGTGCAACAGCCTGCACTTGCTGATCCGGGGGCGGATATTCTGAGTGTGCTCAATGTGGGGCATGGAACACCGATCTCGATGGGCGACCACGACGAACTGGGTTGGCGGGATCTGCCTTCGTTTTTCAATCCGAGTTCGCACACCAGCTATTGGTGGACCAACACCATAGAGGGCTCAGCCTACAAGAGCCATGTGCATGGCGGAGCGCTGAACGCCATCTTGTTCAACAAGTTGTTTATTTCTCATGCGGGCTACCGATGA